The Nocardioides humi genome includes a region encoding these proteins:
- a CDS encoding LLM class flavin-dependent oxidoreductase, with product MDLGIACSFRTTGGESLGTAIARAGAAAEQAGLASWWAGGDREAAADRAHDPNLGLQRVARATGRIRLGLSGDLLSLHSAAVRAKQIASIDWFGGGRLELGLDLAAPPAVLADPFRDVDDHVGRALDNLGAMCALWTQQRASYAGEHVSFAGAIALPKPVGDRVPATHLRATTSDVLDRYTAAHGAPAGWLAWQAGRDDLVASVDVLVKVLGDDADGVRRTWCVPVADLPAAREAVADLPVRVDELVADLDHLPTDEEIAAIAAFG from the coding sequence ATGGACCTGGGAATCGCCTGCAGCTTCCGGACGACCGGAGGGGAGTCGCTGGGCACCGCGATCGCGCGGGCCGGCGCAGCCGCCGAACAGGCGGGGCTCGCCTCCTGGTGGGCCGGCGGCGACCGCGAGGCCGCCGCGGACCGGGCGCACGACCCCAACCTGGGCCTGCAGCGCGTGGCCCGGGCGACCGGCCGGATCCGGCTCGGCCTGTCCGGAGACCTCCTCTCCCTCCACAGCGCGGCGGTCCGCGCCAAGCAGATCGCCAGCATCGACTGGTTCGGCGGCGGGCGGCTGGAGCTGGGGCTCGACCTCGCCGCCCCGCCCGCCGTCCTGGCCGACCCGTTCCGGGACGTCGACGACCACGTCGGCCGAGCCCTGGACAACCTCGGCGCCATGTGCGCCCTGTGGACCCAGCAGCGCGCGTCGTACGCCGGCGAGCACGTGTCGTTCGCCGGGGCCATCGCGCTCCCCAAGCCGGTGGGCGACCGGGTGCCGGCCACGCACCTGCGGGCCACGACGAGCGACGTCCTGGACCGGTACACCGCCGCGCACGGCGCCCCGGCCGGGTGGCTCGCCTGGCAGGCCGGCCGCGACGACCTGGTCGCCTCGGTCGACGTGCTCGTCAAGGTCCTGGGCGACGATGCCGACGGCGTACGACGCACCTGGTGCGTCCCCGTGGCCGACCTGCCCGCCGCGCGGGAGGCGGTCGCCGACCTGCCGGTCCGGGTCGACGAGCTGGTCGCCGACCTGGACCACCTGCCGACGGACGAGGAGATCGCCGCCATCGCGGCGTTCGGCTGA
- a CDS encoding MaoC family dehydratase — protein MPLDPTRVGTVTGPHAVRWTDKDSLLYALAIGAGQDDPLAELAFTTENSGGVTQQVIPTFGVVLGLVHGLPDVGDFDPTRAVHAEQEFEVDGPLPAAGEAHVVTTVTEIWDKDPHAVMWTESELVDAATGRRLMRSRLGAFFGGAGGFGGERGPSPTWTAPERTPDLEVGFASRPDQALLYRLTGDRNPLHADPAFAARGGFERPILHGMCSYGYAARLLINRLAGGDASALRSMAGRFTRPVLPGDALRLVVWREAGDEGLFQVLTAGGDAVIDRGRFALASPAASRADRA, from the coding sequence ATGCCCCTCGACCCGACCCGCGTCGGCACGGTCACCGGACCGCACGCCGTGCGCTGGACCGACAAGGACTCGCTGCTCTACGCCCTGGCCATCGGTGCCGGCCAGGACGACCCGCTCGCCGAGCTCGCCTTCACCACGGAGAACAGCGGGGGCGTGACCCAGCAGGTCATCCCGACGTTCGGGGTGGTCCTCGGCCTGGTCCACGGACTGCCGGACGTCGGCGACTTCGACCCGACCCGGGCGGTCCATGCCGAGCAGGAGTTCGAGGTGGACGGGCCGCTCCCTGCCGCCGGCGAGGCGCACGTCGTCACGACCGTGACGGAGATCTGGGACAAGGATCCGCACGCGGTCATGTGGACCGAGTCGGAGCTGGTCGACGCGGCGACCGGTCGTCGCCTCATGCGCAGCCGCCTGGGCGCCTTCTTCGGCGGGGCCGGGGGCTTCGGCGGCGAGCGTGGCCCCAGTCCCACCTGGACGGCACCGGAGCGGACCCCGGACCTCGAGGTCGGCTTCGCCAGCCGGCCGGACCAGGCCCTGCTGTACCGGCTGACCGGCGACCGCAACCCGCTGCACGCCGACCCCGCGTTCGCGGCACGTGGCGGCTTCGAGCGCCCGATCCTGCACGGCATGTGCAGCTACGGGTACGCCGCGCGGCTGCTGATCAACCGGCTCGCCGGCGGCGACGCGAGCGCGCTGCGGTCCATGGCGGGCCGCTTCACCCGGCCCGTGCTGCCCGGCGACGCGCTGCGCCTGGTCGTGTGGCGGGAGGCCGGCGACGAGGGGCTCTTCCAGGTGCTGACCGCCGGCGGCGACGCGGTCATCGACCGCGGCCGGTTCGCGCTGGCCAGCCCGGCCGCCAGTCGGGCCGACCGCGCCTGA
- a CDS encoding LLM class flavin-dependent oxidoreductase, with translation MEIGLVDLFDGSAERDPAFMAQFGRTAEELGFTGIWLPEHIVFFDEYTSEYPYPEAPSAADPEKVERHNKTVDGRARVEAAADQGLLDVLQAAAEVCAATTRLRIGSSVMLLPLRNPRLLARDLMTAAALTDGRVDLGVGVGWSAEEFAACQTEFTTRGRRCGEGIAELTRLWDDPDGIFPEDPAPMPRVLVGGHSPAALRRAAGVATGWYPWNLTPSQFADHHATYCAQLEEAGRDRSGQHVIAGLRFTGEMDALPAVVERYLELGADGVNISLRMEAHDYAETMQAVSAALGLAA, from the coding sequence GTGGAGATCGGTCTGGTCGACCTGTTCGATGGCAGCGCCGAGCGGGATCCCGCCTTCATGGCACAGTTCGGGAGGACGGCCGAGGAGCTGGGGTTCACCGGCATCTGGCTGCCGGAGCACATCGTGTTCTTCGACGAGTACACCTCGGAGTACCCCTACCCCGAGGCGCCGTCCGCCGCCGACCCCGAGAAGGTCGAGCGGCACAACAAGACCGTCGACGGCAGGGCACGCGTGGAGGCGGCCGCCGACCAGGGCCTGCTCGACGTGCTCCAGGCCGCGGCCGAGGTCTGCGCGGCCACCACCCGGCTGCGGATCGGGAGCTCGGTGATGCTGCTGCCGCTGCGCAACCCGCGGCTGCTCGCCCGCGACCTGATGACGGCCGCCGCCCTCACCGACGGCCGGGTCGACCTCGGTGTCGGCGTCGGCTGGTCGGCCGAGGAGTTCGCCGCCTGCCAGACCGAGTTCACGACCCGCGGTCGCCGCTGCGGCGAGGGGATCGCCGAGCTGACCCGGCTGTGGGACGACCCCGACGGCATCTTCCCGGAGGACCCGGCGCCGATGCCCCGGGTGCTGGTCGGCGGCCACTCGCCCGCCGCGCTGCGCCGCGCCGCCGGGGTCGCGACCGGGTGGTACCCCTGGAACCTCACTCCCTCCCAGTTCGCGGACCACCACGCGACGTACTGCGCGCAGCTCGAGGAGGCCGGCCGCGACCGGTCCGGCCAGCACGTCATCGCCGGCCTCCGCTTCACGGGCGAGATGGACGCACTGCCCGCCGTCGTCGAGCGCTATCTCGAGCTCGGAGCCGACGGGGTCAACATCTCGCTGCGGATGGAGGCGCACGACTACGCCGAGACCATGCAGGCCGTCTCCGCCGCGCTGGGACTCGCCGCATGA
- a CDS encoding acyl-CoA dehydrogenase family protein, with protein sequence MTAPVTEGDVEEFRAEVRAWLAENVPAEPLPPWTEREGFDLHRAWEGRLFEGGYAAVDWPTEYGGRDAGLRRSIAFAEEYYRAGAPERINMGGLYLLGPVLMQYGTPEQCARWIPDLLACRTIWCQGFSEPGSGSDLASLRTRAERDGDHFVVNGQKIWTSMGGFADWIFALVRTDPEAGRRRKHDGITFLCIDLRSPGVEVRPLAMVDGTRGFAEVFFTDVRVPVENVVGEIDRGWAVAMSTLGFERGAVFGDHAKFSNDVADLAGLVSARGLADDTHALDELGRVLVQTEVYRANVYRLAARAEAGGELDSTASINKVFWTQMQHDIFDTGIRLLEGDGAVVGDPGSLPDADPATLRAWSRWHHRYWYARAAMIFGGTNEIQRNIISERVLGLPTEPRR encoded by the coding sequence ATGACCGCGCCCGTCACCGAGGGGGACGTCGAGGAGTTCCGCGCAGAGGTCCGCGCCTGGCTCGCCGAGAACGTCCCCGCCGAGCCACTGCCGCCGTGGACCGAGCGGGAGGGCTTCGACCTGCACCGCGCCTGGGAGGGCCGGCTCTTCGAGGGCGGGTACGCCGCCGTCGACTGGCCCACCGAGTACGGCGGGCGCGACGCCGGCCTGCGCCGGTCGATCGCCTTCGCCGAGGAGTACTACCGCGCCGGTGCCCCGGAGCGGATCAACATGGGCGGCCTCTACCTGCTCGGCCCGGTGCTGATGCAGTACGGCACGCCCGAGCAGTGCGCCCGCTGGATCCCTGACCTGCTGGCGTGCCGCACCATCTGGTGCCAGGGCTTCAGCGAGCCCGGCTCCGGCTCCGACCTCGCCTCGCTGCGCACCCGCGCCGAGCGCGACGGCGACCACTTCGTCGTCAACGGCCAGAAGATCTGGACCTCGATGGGCGGCTTCGCCGACTGGATCTTCGCGCTGGTGCGTACCGATCCCGAGGCGGGCCGCAGGCGCAAGCACGACGGCATCACCTTCCTGTGCATCGACCTGCGCTCGCCCGGCGTCGAGGTGCGGCCGCTGGCGATGGTCGACGGCACCCGCGGCTTCGCGGAGGTCTTCTTCACCGACGTCCGGGTCCCTGTCGAGAACGTCGTCGGCGAGATCGACCGGGGCTGGGCGGTCGCGATGTCGACCCTCGGCTTCGAGCGCGGCGCGGTCTTCGGCGACCACGCCAAGTTCTCCAACGACGTCGCGGACCTGGCCGGGCTGGTGAGCGCCCGTGGACTCGCCGACGACACGCACGCGCTCGACGAGCTGGGCCGGGTCCTGGTGCAGACCGAGGTCTACCGGGCCAACGTCTATCGCCTCGCGGCCCGGGCCGAGGCCGGCGGCGAGCTCGACAGCACCGCCAGCATCAACAAGGTCTTCTGGACCCAGATGCAGCACGACATCTTCGACACCGGCATCCGCCTGCTCGAGGGCGACGGAGCCGTCGTCGGCGACCCGGGCTCGCTGCCGGACGCCGACCCCGCCACGCTGCGCGCGTGGTCCCGGTGGCACCACCGCTACTGGTACGCCCGCGCCGCCATGATCTTCGGCGGCACCAACGAGATCCAGCGCAACATCATCAGCGAGCGCGTGCTGGGCCTGCCGACGGAGCCGCGCCGATGA
- a CDS encoding thiolase C-terminal domain-containing protein codes for MSLRGAIAIVGAAESTDLGKIPDKSALELHVDAALNALADCGLTPADVDGVASAGEMPVDVADYLGIVPEYLDGTNVGGSSYMLHVRHAMAAISAGLCETVLVTHGESGRSRIGMTPWAPAPQSFMAQLEVPHGPVGAPSLFPIGVRRYMAEYGMTREQLALVPVVQRRWAAMNPRAKLRDPITVEDVLASPVIADPVHLLHCCLVTDGGGALVLTSAERARSLDLPHPPVYVLGAGESSESSVVSGLESLTSSRAIRVGGERALAQSGVAHADVDHLMIYDAFAHVPIYGLEDLGFVGRGEAPAFIEDGNTAPGGSLPMNTNGGGLSYTHTGMYGMFAIQESVRQVRGTAPAQVDGVDVSVCTGVGGMFMSSGTLVLGSAATL; via the coding sequence ATGAGCCTGCGCGGAGCGATCGCGATCGTCGGCGCCGCCGAGAGCACCGACCTGGGGAAGATCCCCGACAAGTCCGCCCTGGAGCTGCACGTCGACGCCGCGCTCAACGCGCTCGCGGACTGCGGACTCACCCCGGCCGACGTCGACGGCGTCGCCTCGGCGGGTGAGATGCCCGTCGACGTCGCCGACTACCTGGGCATCGTGCCGGAGTATCTCGACGGCACCAACGTCGGCGGCTCGTCGTACATGCTGCACGTGCGGCACGCCATGGCCGCGATCAGCGCGGGCCTGTGCGAGACGGTCCTCGTGACCCACGGCGAGTCGGGGCGCTCGCGGATCGGCATGACGCCGTGGGCGCCGGCGCCGCAGTCGTTCATGGCGCAGCTGGAGGTGCCGCACGGCCCGGTGGGCGCGCCGTCGCTGTTCCCGATCGGCGTGCGCCGCTACATGGCGGAGTACGGCATGACCCGCGAGCAGCTCGCGCTGGTCCCCGTCGTGCAGCGCCGGTGGGCGGCGATGAACCCGCGCGCCAAGCTGCGCGACCCGATCACCGTCGAGGACGTGCTCGCCTCGCCCGTCATCGCCGATCCCGTGCACCTGCTGCACTGCTGCCTGGTCACCGACGGCGGCGGCGCGCTCGTGCTCACCTCCGCCGAGCGGGCCCGCTCGCTCGACCTGCCCCACCCGCCCGTGTACGTCCTCGGCGCCGGCGAGTCCAGCGAGTCGTCGGTCGTCTCCGGGCTGGAGAGCCTGACGTCGTCGCGGGCCATCCGGGTCGGCGGCGAGCGGGCCCTCGCCCAGTCGGGCGTCGCGCACGCCGACGTCGACCACCTGATGATCTACGACGCCTTCGCCCACGTGCCGATCTACGGGCTCGAGGACCTGGGCTTCGTCGGCCGCGGCGAGGCGCCGGCGTTCATCGAGGACGGCAACACCGCCCCCGGCGGCAGCCTGCCGATGAACACCAACGGCGGCGGGCTGTCGTACACCCACACCGGGATGTACGGCATGTTCGCCATCCAGGAGTCCGTGCGCCAGGTCCGCGGCACCGCCCCCGCGCAGGTCGACGGCGTCGACGTCAGCGTCTGCACCGGCGTCGGCGGCATGTTCATGAGCTCCGGCACGCTCGTGCTCGGCAGCGCAGCGACCCTCTGA
- a CDS encoding ABC transporter substrate-binding protein: MSRLITHRRRLRTVAAAITTAAVVALSGCSSSAEGGDTEYLVGFPALTSGPAAFAGVPITEGAELAVEEINDSGYLGDGKTIKLKIDDIKGDPAQAIALYKQYAADGASGVLCCGLSSEAGALAPMIKQSKVPAIVTSAILAGLAEPPYVYRPVVLPADSGGIYDQFVDTVVPAEGIKTVVLVVTSDNDGMVGDAEVWKAALERNGVDVVKTINTGSADTNYTQAATEIQSLDPDAVVASMLGTPAALLAKSLRERDYDKRILTSYGVDSAELFESSGGGLAGSLFAVPFQAGFTDNELATAFTEAYNKEYGKDPDMYGAQGYTAMWLLAEAIKEAGDKDPAKVAKALEGITSQDTVYGELVYKDGQASLNAPGSYLEWGEDGTLVEWAG, translated from the coding sequence GTGTCTCGACTCATCACCCACCGGCGCCGGCTCCGTACCGTCGCCGCGGCCATCACCACGGCGGCAGTGGTCGCCCTCTCGGGATGCAGTTCCTCCGCTGAGGGAGGCGACACCGAGTACCTCGTCGGCTTCCCCGCCCTCACCTCCGGTCCGGCCGCCTTCGCCGGCGTGCCGATCACCGAAGGCGCCGAGCTCGCCGTCGAGGAGATCAACGACAGCGGCTATCTCGGCGACGGGAAGACGATCAAGCTCAAGATCGACGACATCAAGGGCGACCCGGCCCAGGCCATCGCGCTGTACAAGCAGTACGCCGCGGACGGCGCGTCCGGCGTGCTGTGCTGCGGGCTCTCCTCCGAGGCCGGCGCGCTCGCCCCGATGATCAAGCAGAGCAAGGTCCCGGCGATCGTGACCTCCGCGATCCTCGCCGGCCTCGCCGAGCCGCCGTACGTCTACCGGCCCGTCGTGCTGCCGGCCGACTCGGGCGGCATCTACGACCAGTTCGTCGACACCGTGGTCCCGGCCGAGGGCATCAAGACCGTCGTGCTCGTGGTCACCTCGGACAACGACGGCATGGTCGGCGACGCCGAGGTCTGGAAGGCCGCGCTCGAGCGCAACGGCGTGGACGTCGTGAAGACCATCAACACCGGGTCGGCCGACACCAACTACACCCAGGCCGCGACGGAGATCCAGTCGCTGGACCCCGACGCCGTCGTCGCCAGCATGCTCGGCACCCCCGCCGCCCTGCTCGCGAAGTCGCTGCGCGAGCGCGACTACGACAAGCGGATCCTGACCAGCTACGGCGTCGACAGCGCCGAGCTGTTCGAGTCCTCGGGCGGCGGCCTCGCCGGCTCGCTGTTCGCCGTGCCCTTCCAGGCCGGCTTCACCGACAACGAGCTCGCCACGGCGTTCACCGAGGCCTACAACAAGGAGTACGGCAAGGACCCCGACATGTACGGCGCCCAGGGCTACACCGCCATGTGGCTGCTCGCCGAGGCCATCAAGGAGGCCGGTGACAAGGATCCCGCCAAGGTGGCCAAGGCCCTCGAGGGGATCACGTCGCAGGACACCGTCTACGGCGAGCTCGTCTACAAGGACGGCCAGGCCAGCCTGAACGCGCCGGGCTCCTACCTGGAGTGGGGCGAGGACGGCACGCTCGTGGAGTGGGCCGGCTGA
- a CDS encoding AMP-binding protein → MSELGFWRLAAAAPQACAVVEPDGTAVTRGELLARANATARLLRALGLERGDRVVGVVANESWAIALVLACQQVGAYYVPVNTALTTTEVGHIVEDAAPVAVLCSLPYADTVRAAADAVGLPAERRLAFGVAEGFRDLTAAIAGVPAGPVEDRSPGSYLGYTSGTTGRPKGVLRRLPEGDPDDVFAAGAAWQLGMFGITPLDDGVHLVTSPLSHTAVSGLAVTSLHYGHAVVLTSRFDAEQVLRLIQEHRVTTTHMVPTQLHRLLRLPEETRAAYDVGSMRNLVHGAGPCPASVKRAIIAWFGPVVWEYYGATEAAGTAISSAEWLERPGSVGRPQPGAEVRILDEDGAEVPTGTDGAVYLRMGAHAFEYRGDDAKTRSGRVGDFVTVGDLGHLDEDGYLYLLGRSAEVIVSGGVNIYPAEVEAALLEHPDIQDAGVVGLPDPEWGELSCAVIQAAPGSSLHGGDVAGQLAPFLHDRLARYKVPRRYQVVAELPRGANGKLRKHLLPDLVRK, encoded by the coding sequence ATGAGCGAGCTGGGCTTCTGGCGGCTCGCCGCGGCCGCTCCGCAGGCCTGCGCCGTGGTGGAGCCGGACGGCACCGCCGTCACCCGCGGTGAGCTCCTGGCCCGGGCGAACGCCACCGCCCGCCTGCTGCGCGCGCTGGGCCTGGAGCGCGGCGACCGCGTCGTGGGCGTGGTCGCCAACGAGTCGTGGGCGATCGCGCTGGTGCTCGCCTGCCAGCAGGTCGGCGCCTACTACGTCCCGGTCAACACCGCGCTGACCACCACCGAGGTGGGCCATATCGTCGAGGACGCCGCCCCGGTGGCCGTGCTCTGCTCGCTCCCGTACGCCGACACGGTGCGCGCCGCGGCCGACGCGGTCGGCCTGCCGGCCGAGCGACGCCTCGCGTTCGGCGTCGCCGAGGGCTTCCGCGACCTCACCGCCGCGATCGCGGGCGTGCCCGCGGGACCGGTCGAGGACCGCTCCCCGGGCTCCTACCTGGGCTACACCTCCGGTACGACGGGCCGCCCCAAGGGCGTGCTGCGCCGGCTGCCCGAGGGCGACCCGGACGACGTGTTCGCCGCGGGCGCCGCCTGGCAGCTCGGCATGTTCGGCATCACCCCGCTCGACGACGGCGTGCACCTGGTGACCTCGCCGCTGAGCCACACCGCGGTGAGCGGGCTCGCGGTCACCTCCCTGCACTACGGCCACGCCGTGGTGCTGACGAGCCGCTTCGACGCGGAGCAGGTGCTCCGGCTGATCCAGGAGCACCGGGTCACGACGACGCACATGGTGCCGACCCAACTGCACCGGCTGCTGCGCCTGCCCGAGGAGACCCGGGCGGCGTACGACGTCGGCAGCATGCGCAACCTGGTGCACGGCGCCGGGCCCTGTCCCGCGTCGGTGAAGCGCGCGATCATCGCGTGGTTCGGGCCGGTCGTGTGGGAGTACTACGGCGCGACCGAGGCCGCCGGCACCGCCATCTCCAGCGCCGAGTGGCTGGAGCGGCCCGGCAGCGTGGGGCGCCCGCAGCCCGGCGCCGAGGTCCGGATCCTCGACGAGGACGGTGCGGAGGTCCCCACCGGCACCGACGGCGCGGTCTACCTCCGGATGGGCGCCCACGCGTTCGAGTACCGCGGCGACGACGCCAAGACCCGGTCCGGCCGCGTCGGCGACTTCGTGACCGTCGGGGACCTCGGCCACCTGGACGAGGACGGCTACCTGTACCTGCTCGGCCGCTCCGCCGAGGTCATCGTCAGCGGCGGCGTCAACATCTACCCCGCCGAGGTCGAGGCCGCGCTGCTGGAGCACCCCGACATCCAGGACGCCGGCGTGGTCGGGCTGCCCGACCCCGAGTGGGGCGAGCTCTCGTGCGCCGTGATCCAGGCCGCGCCCGGCTCGTCGCTGCACGGCGGCGACGTCGCCGGCCAGCTCGCGCCCTTCCTCCATGACCGGCTCGCACGCTACAAGGTGCCGCGCCGGTACCAGGTCGTCGCCGAGCTGCCCCGCGGCGCCAACGGCAAGCTCCGCAAGCATCTGCTGCCCGACCTCGTGAGGAAGTGA
- a CDS encoding hydroxymethylglutaryl-CoA lyase, with translation MSDVPARVVLREVGPRDGLQNEPPVATAGKVELVDALGTTGLTEIETVSYVHPRAIPQMADAAEVWSAVQRRPGVRYSALVPNLVGARRALDAGFRGIEVVVSASTTHNLRNVNRTPEESLDAIAEVIDLAHLAGAQCQVIVATAFGCPYEGEVAEGVVASYAARARRDGADSICFGDTTGMGSPPRVRRLVGRLRDLDAEAPLALHLHDTRGTGMANLVAGLEMGVWQFDASVGGLGGCPYAPGASGNIATEEAVYLLEELGVETGVDLERLLDVAELAQRLVGRELPSRVLKAGPRTRLSA, from the coding sequence ATGAGCGACGTCCCCGCCCGCGTCGTGCTGCGCGAGGTCGGTCCCCGCGACGGCCTGCAGAACGAGCCGCCCGTCGCCACGGCGGGCAAGGTCGAGCTCGTCGATGCCCTCGGGACGACCGGGCTGACCGAGATCGAGACCGTGTCCTATGTGCACCCGCGCGCCATCCCGCAGATGGCCGACGCCGCGGAGGTGTGGTCCGCGGTGCAGCGACGCCCGGGCGTGCGGTACTCGGCGCTCGTCCCCAACCTGGTCGGTGCCCGCCGCGCGCTCGACGCCGGTTTCCGCGGCATCGAGGTCGTCGTGTCGGCGTCCACCACCCACAACCTGCGCAATGTCAACCGCACGCCGGAGGAGTCCCTCGACGCCATCGCCGAGGTCATCGACCTGGCCCACCTGGCCGGCGCCCAGTGCCAGGTGATCGTCGCGACGGCGTTCGGCTGCCCCTACGAGGGGGAGGTCGCGGAGGGCGTCGTGGCGTCGTACGCCGCCCGGGCGCGTCGCGACGGCGCGGACAGCATCTGCTTCGGCGACACCACGGGCATGGGCTCGCCGCCCCGGGTCCGGCGACTCGTCGGCCGGCTCCGCGACCTGGACGCCGAGGCGCCGCTCGCCCTCCACCTGCACGACACCCGGGGGACCGGCATGGCGAACCTCGTCGCCGGCCTGGAGATGGGGGTGTGGCAGTTCGACGCCAGCGTCGGCGGCCTCGGGGGCTGCCCCTACGCGCCGGGCGCGAGCGGGAACATCGCGACCGAGGAGGCGGTGTACCTGCTCGAGGAGCTCGGCGTCGAGACCGGCGTCGACCTGGAGCGACTCCTCGACGTCGCGGAGCTCGCGCAGCGCCTCGTCGGCCGCGAGCTGCCGTCCCGGGTGCTCAAGGCCGGGCCCCGCACCCGCCTCTCCGCCTGA
- a CDS encoding Zn-ribbon domain-containing OB-fold protein: MKPVPTPTPDTRDWFDRIDAGELTVPRCAACGSFFLYPRSSCPRCGARSVELVPAAGTGVLLSFVVNHRGPAGFEAPYALGVVALAEGPRLTGVVRTDRPDRLEVDAPVRVAFEERGERRVVCFDLEEATA, translated from the coding sequence GTGAAGCCCGTCCCGACGCCCACCCCGGACACCCGGGATTGGTTCGACCGGATCGACGCCGGTGAGCTGACCGTGCCCCGGTGCGCGGCCTGCGGGTCGTTCTTCCTGTACCCGCGCAGCAGCTGCCCCCGCTGCGGTGCGCGCTCGGTCGAGCTGGTCCCGGCCGCGGGCACGGGCGTCCTGCTGTCGTTCGTCGTCAACCACCGCGGGCCGGCCGGCTTCGAGGCGCCGTACGCCCTCGGTGTCGTCGCGCTCGCGGAGGGACCGCGCCTGACCGGCGTGGTCCGCACCGACCGGCCGGATCGGCTGGAGGTCGACGCGCCCGTGCGGGTGGCCTTCGAGGAGCGCGGCGAGCGCCGCGTCGTCTGCTTCGACCTCGAGGAGGCCACGGCATGA
- a CDS encoding acyl-CoA dehydrogenase family protein, with amino-acid sequence MTVPDTLDQDRRELVELTDDLLGRHCDLDFLRARIDDGTAHTPGLWGRLAETGLVSALVAEEHGGAGLTPAHLSGVLHSLGRHAVPEPYLETAVLAVSVLGALPGPVADTWLPRIAAGEAIAVVRLEDLTPLVPYAVDADLVLDLAADGSIRAFAREETEVAPVAALDPLRPLARVTPVGEGALMGHDGAVVARTRSLALAGAACLLAGASQRLLELTVEYVAVREQFGRPVGSFQAVKHKAADLAVLVDMATAAALSAFDAVDEPDGSRRAAAAKAYAGDAAARANVDALQLHGGIGFTWEYHLHLWLKRVMGLAASYGTTTALRRDLARELLARVTEERRG; translated from the coding sequence ATGACCGTCCCCGACACCCTCGACCAGGACCGCCGCGAGCTGGTCGAGCTCACCGACGACCTGCTCGGCCGGCACTGCGACCTCGACTTCCTCCGCGCCCGGATCGACGACGGCACCGCCCACACCCCCGGACTCTGGGGCCGACTGGCGGAGACCGGCCTGGTCTCCGCGCTCGTCGCCGAGGAGCACGGCGGCGCCGGACTCACCCCCGCCCACCTGTCGGGCGTGCTGCACAGCCTCGGCCGGCACGCGGTGCCCGAGCCCTACCTGGAGACGGCGGTGCTCGCCGTGTCCGTGCTCGGCGCGCTGCCGGGGCCGGTCGCCGACACCTGGCTGCCGCGGATCGCCGCCGGCGAGGCGATCGCCGTCGTCCGCCTCGAGGACCTGACGCCGCTCGTCCCGTACGCCGTCGACGCCGACCTCGTCCTCGACCTGGCTGCCGACGGCTCGATCCGTGCGTTCGCCCGCGAGGAGACCGAGGTCGCCCCGGTCGCCGCGCTCGATCCCCTGCGCCCCCTGGCGCGGGTCACGCCCGTCGGCGAGGGCGCGCTCATGGGCCACGACGGCGCCGTCGTCGCCCGGACGCGGTCCCTCGCCCTCGCCGGCGCCGCCTGCCTGCTCGCGGGCGCCTCCCAGCGGCTGCTCGAGCTCACCGTCGAGTACGTCGCCGTCCGCGAGCAGTTCGGCCGCCCGGTCGGCTCCTTCCAGGCCGTCAAGCACAAGGCGGCCGACCTGGCCGTCCTGGTCGACATGGCCACCGCAGCGGCGCTCTCCGCGTTCGACGCGGTCGACGAGCCGGACGGGTCGCGCCGTGCGGCCGCCGCCAAGGCCTACGCCGGCGACGCGGCCGCCCGGGCCAATGTCGACGCGCTCCAGCTGCACGGCGGGATCGGGTTCACCTGGGAGTACCACCTGCACCTCTGGCTCAAGCGCGTGATGGGCCTCGCCGCGTCGTACGGCACCACGACGGCGCTGCGCCGCGACCTCGCGCGCGAGCTGCTGGCCCGGGTGACCGAGGAGCGGCGCGGATGA